The following DNA comes from Sphingomonas flavescens.
TTGACGTGATTGGCTTTGATATCCACGTCCATCGAATTGCTGAATTGCGGCAATTCCAGGATCGGACAGGCGAGGTCGCAACGGCCGAGCTCCAGGCGTCTAGCTTACGAGTCACCTCAGATCCTAGCGATTGCGCTGGCGCCGAAATCTACATCGTCACCGTTCCGACACCGGTCGATGCCCGGAAGCGGCCGGATCTCGGTGCGGTGCTCTCAGCGACAGAGATGCTGGCCGGGCTGCTGGATCCGGCACGCCGCCCCACCATCATCTACGAAAGCACCGTTTATCCCGGTGTCACGGAAGAAATTTGCGGTCCCAGGATCGAAGCCACTTCCGGCCTGAAGCGCGGCCCTGACTTCAGGCTCGCGTATAGCCCGGAGCGCATAAACCCGGGCGATAAGGTCCACAGCGTAGATAAGATCACGAAAGTGATTGCCGGAGAGGACGCGGAAGTCCTGGAGCAACTCTCCACCATTTATGGCGCCATCACTACTGGCGGAGTGTTCCGGGCCGCCTCTATCAAAGCTGCGGAAGCTGCCAAGGCCATCGAGAATGCTCAGCGGGATATCAACATCGCGTTCATCAACGAAGTCACGCAAATCTTCTCAATGATTGGGCTCTCGATCGCAGATGTGCTTGCGGCCGCCAGGACCAAATGGAATTTCCTCAACTTCGAGCCCGGGCTGGTCGGGGGCCACTGCATCGGCGTTGATCCTTTCTATCTAAGCTATCTTGCCGAGCAGGTCGGGCATGATCCGCAAGTCATCCTCGCTGGACGCAAAACGAATGACGAAATGTCGACCTGGATCGCCGATTGCCTTCATAGTCTTCGTGGTGCCGCCGGGACTGCCTTGGTCATGGGATTGACCTTCAAGGAAGACGTCCCGACCTCAGAAACAGCCGGTCATTCGATCTTGTGCGGCGGCTGCAATGGCTCGGGCACAAGGTTGTCGTCGCCGACCCGATCGCCTCTCCCGCTGAGGTGAGGGCCGAGTCTGGGCTTGAGCTTACCGACCCCGTCGTCGGCGCTTACGACTTGGTGATTGGAGCCGTCGCGCACCGTCAGTACAAGGATTTAAGCGAGGGTGAGTTGGGGCGTCTCGTTTCGCGCGGCGGGACGCTCGCCGATCTCAAGGGCATTTGGCGGAGTAGAGATTTGCCGGCTGAAATCAGTCGATGGACTCTTTGATCGGCTGCAAGGAGCGCGGCCACGCCGTCTGGTCAGGCGCCGATCTCAACTTCCTGGCACATCGTCGGTGCGTCCATAAACGTCGTCGAAGCGGACGATGTCATCTTCGCCGAGGTAGCCACCACACTGCACTTCAATAAGTTCGAGCGGCTTATCGCCGGGGTTCGCGAGGCGGTGCTTCGTTTCCACCGGGATGTAGACTGACTGGTTTGGCCCCAACATCGATACTTCATCGCCGACCGTCACTTCAGCAGTGCCCCGCACCACGACCCAGTGTTCCGAGCGCTGATGATGCAATTGTAGCGAAAGCGTCTGACCCGGTTCCACGACGATTGTTTTGACCTGAAAACCGGGGCCCGAAGAGATCGACTCGTAAGATCCCCACGGGCGAAACACTTTTGCCGGAGAGACGACGCGGTCGTTTTGTACTTCGGCCACCAAGCTCTTCAGGTCGGCCATTCGTTCCAGCGGCGCTATCAGCACAGCGTCGCGGACCGCGATCACAGCCATATTGTCCAGACCGGCGACCGCCAGCGTCGATCCGCTATCATTACGAAGCAGTGAGTTGCGGGTGTCGAGCGCAACCACGTCACCCTGAACCACGTTGCTGTTGTGATCCTTATCACCCAGCTTCCAGACCGCGTCCCAAGAGCCCACGTCGGACCATTTCATGCTCACAGGCACGACCATGCCGCGATTGGTTTTTTCCATGATGGCATGGTCGATCGAGATGTTCTTCGCTTCAAGAAACGCATCGGTTTGTGGGCGCACGAAGAGCTCGTCCGTCGTTGCAGCAGCAACAGATCGCTCAATGGCGTCAAGGCTGTCCGGAAGATACCGACGCATCTCGTCGATCAGCGTGCTGGCCTTCACAAGGAAAATGCCGGCGTTCCAGAAGAAGCGGCCGCTCGAGAAATATTCGGACGCAGTCTCCGCGTCCGGCTTTTCGACAAAGCGTGCGATGGGCCGAACTCGAGCGCTTGGCTGCTCCGCGGCGCCAGCCTCAATGTAGCCATATTGAGTATTAGGTTCGGTTGGCGTGGCGCCAAAGGTAACAATGGCGCCAGCTTGGGCATGGTCGCATCCGCTTTCGATCGCCTCAATAAACGCTGCGCGATCGCCGATCACATGATCCGACGGCATTAGGAGCATCAAATCGTCTGAACCCGCTTTCAGCAGCCAGGCAGCAGCCAGTGCTGCCGCTGCGGAAGTGTTGCGTCCGGCAGGCTCGAGCAGGATAGCTTTAACTGGGGCTCCGATGTCGATCAGTTGCCGCTTGATAAAGAAACGCTGCTCCTCACCGCTGACGATGAGTGCGGGCGCGAATCTGTCACCGCTCAGGCGCGCCGCAGTCTCCTGAAGAAGCGATTGCTCGCCAGTCACCGGTAGCAGCTGCTTCGGGAATGTCTGCCGTGATACCGGCCAGAGCCGGGTACCGGCACCCCCGCACAAAATCACGGGGCGGATGGGTGTTGCGTCAGCGATCACACGCTTGCCTACTCATACCGTCTGCTATGCCGAAGATCATCACGATCGTCGAATGGCAGTCATCTTTAAATTATCGTTTAATTCTACTGACGCCTTAAGAGCTGGTTTTGCAATCTGCGTTACGCTGCGCGGCTCTCTGAACCGGCGGCCAACCACATCCTATCGTAAACAATTATTAACTATCTCGCCCGATGGTCTGCAGTGTGCAAAAAAGCTGACAGCACCTTGGGGGGTGGCGGATTTTGTTGACTGGTTTTTCGCTGCGCGTTGCAGCCGTTTGTTTCTCTCGCAAGCACTTGATCGGGGGCGCCCTTGGCGCTGCCGCCGCTCTAAGCGCGTCTCCCGCGGCCGCGCAGGTCATGGAAATCGCCGACGATGGCACGGTTTCAGTCCGTAATGGCGCGGGCGCCTCCAGTTTCGAGGTCGTCACACCCGCGTCCGACAAGATGGTAGATGAGAGCGGCGCACCCGTCGTTCCGGCCTTCGCGTTCACCGCCGTCGCTCCCGCCCCAGTGCCCTCGCAATTCGCCGGTGCCCTGATGCAGGCCGCTGCCGCCAACAACATCAGCCCGACCCTGCTCTCGGCCCTCGTGTGGCAGGAAAGCCGCTGGAACCCGCAGGCGCTGTCCCCCAAGGGCGCGATGGGTCTTGCGCAGCTGATGCCGGCAACCGCGCGCTATCTCGGCGTCAATCCTGCAGATCCCGTCGCAAATCTCCACGGCGGGGCGCGATATCTTCGCCAACTCCTTGATCAATTTGACGGAAATGTGGAAAAGGCACTGGCGGCGTACAACGCCGGGCCCGGCCGTGTCCGCAGCGCTGGGGGTATTCCCGCAATCGCCGAAACCCAGAATTACGTGTCGTCGATCGTGCGCCGCATCGCAGCCAGCTCCGGAGGCAATCAATGAAATCCGTCCGCGGTCTCGCCGCTCTCCCGATGATTCTGACCAGCGCCCCCGCGTTCGCCGCTGCGCAAGACCCGCAGGGGTCGGGCCCGATCGTCAATGCCTTGATGTGGCTGCAGGGTACGTTGCTCGGCAACGTCGCCACCGCTGTCGCGGTCATCGCGGTCGCCATGGTCGGTTTCATGATGCTCACCGGCCGGATGAACTGGCGCTTCGGCGCGACGGTCATCATCGGCTGCTTCATCCTGTTTGGCGCCGGCGCGATTGTCAGCGGCATCCAGGCGGCGTCGGCGGGCTAGGCGCGCGTGGCCATCTCCCGCGCCCCCGTCTTTCGCGCCCTGACCCGGCCGCAGATGTTCGCGGGCGTGACCTACAGCTATTTCATCATCAACGCCGCGGTGACGACGGAAGCGTTCCTCATCACCCGCAGCCTGCTCGCGCTGCCGGTGGCGCTCGCCGTCCACGTGATCGGCTATTTCGCCTGCCTCCGCGAACCGCGGATTTTCGACTTGTGGATCACCAAGGTCAGCCGTTGCCCCCGCACCCGCAATTGGAAGCGGTGGGGCTGCAACAGCTACGCGCCTTGAGAAGGAAGACGTTGAAACCATGACCAAATGGTTGGGACCCGCAGCCTGGAACAAGCGCGAAGCCCGCGGCGGCGATCGCTTGCCCTACGCGCGGCACATCGACGCTTCGACGCTTCGCCTGCGCGATGGCTCCCTGATGCGCTGCATGCGCCTCGCCGGCTTCCCGTTCGAGACCGAGGATGACGAGGTCCTCAACCACCTCCTGGCCGTGCGCGACGTGGTGCTGCGTAGCGCGCTCAATTCCAAGGCCGTGCTTTACCACCATCTGATCCGCCGCCGGGTCGAGGTGGATCTGCAGGCACGCTCGCCCGACGCTTTCTCGGCCGATCTCGACCGCCGCTGGAAGGATCAGCTCAACCAGGAGCGGCTGTTCCTCAACGAGCAGTTCCTGACGATCGTCATCCGCCCGCCGCGCGGCAAGGCCGGTCTTCCGGAGCGGCTCAGCCGCCTCGGTGGCGGCAAACAGGTCGGCGAGCATCTGACCGGCGCCGAAGCGCTGGAACTGGACTCGACGACCGCTGCGCTCAGCGCGGCGCTGCAGTCGTACGGTGTCCGCGTGCTCGGCACCTACGAGACTGAGACGGGCATTTATTCGGAGCCGCTGGAGCTGCTGTCGGCACTCTACAACGGCGAGATGCGGCCGGTGCTCATGCCGCGTCCGGAGCAGGATCTCGGCCAGCATATTCCCTACGCCCGCGTGAGCTTCGGCCTCGACGCGATCGAGGTGAGGGGGCCCGGCCGCCGCGGGTTCGCCAGCATCCTCGGCATCAAGGAATATCCGGATTCGAGCCGCGCCGGCCTGCTGGACTCGCTGCTGCGCGTTCCGCACGAGCTAGTAATCACGGAAAGCTTCGCGCCGATCGAGCGCCAAACGGCGCGTGAGCGGATCGACCTTTCGCTTCGCCGTCTGCGCAGCGCCGACGAAGGCGCTGCGACCGAGCGCGCCGAAATGCTGGCTGCCCGTGACGCCGTTGGCGCGGGTCAGCTGACCTTCGGCGATCATCACCTGAGCCTGCTGGTTCGCAGCCCGACATTGGAAACACTGGAAACCGCGACTGCCGACGCCGCTGCGGCGCTGGCCGACATCGGCGCCGTCGCCGTCCGCGAGGACGTCAACCTGGAGCCAGCCTTCTGGGGTCAGTTCCCGGGCAACGAGCAATATGTCGTTCGCCGCGCACTCATCTCAAGCTCGAACGCGGCCGGTTTCATCTCCCTGCACGGCTTCCCGATGGGCCGCGCGCGCGGTAATCATTGGGGCGACGCGGTCACGACGTTCGAAACAACTAGCTCGACGCCCTACTTCTTCAACTTCCACGAGGGCGACCTCGGCAATTTCACGATCATCGGCCCCTCGGGTTCGGGCAAGACCGTGGTGCTCAACTTCCTCGCCGCCCAGGCGCAGAAGTTCTCGCCGCGCACGATCCTGTTCGACAAGGACCGCGGCTCGGAAATCTTCCTTCGCGCGCTCGGCGGCCGCTACGAACGGATCAATCGCGGCGCACCGACCGGCTTTAACCCGCTGCGCCTGCCGGACGAAGCAGGCAACCGCGCTTTCCTTCGCGACTGGCTGAGCGGCCTGCTCGAAGCCAAGGGCGAGGAAGAGGGCGCCATCGCCAAGGCGATCGACGAAATCTACGCGCACGGCCCCGAGCTTCGCCAGCTGCGCTTCATGCGCGACCTGCTGGGCGGGGGACGCCGCCCGGAGCCGGGCGACCTGCCGTCGCGGCTCGACCCGTTCATTTTCGACGGTGAGCATGCCTGGCTGTTCGACAATCGCGAGGACGAGCTCGACTTCAACAATCGCGTGCTCGGCTTCGACATGACCGAGCTGCTCGAGGACCGCCGCCTTCGCACCCCGGTGCTGCTCTATCTCTTCCACCGCATCGAGCAGCGGCTCGACGGTTCACCGACGATGATTCTCATCGACGAGGCCTGGAAGGCGCTCGACGATCCGTTGTTCGCGGCGCGCATCCGCAACTGGATGAAGACGCTGCGTAAGCGGAACGCGATGATCGGCTTCGCGACCCAGTCGGCCGCCGATGCGCTCGACAGCTCGATCTCCTCGGCGATCGTCGAGCAGACTGCGACCGCGATCTTCATGCCCAACACCAAGGCGCGCGAAGAACATTATTGCCAGGGCTTCGGCCTTAGCGCGCAGGAATTCGAGTTCATCCGCAGCCTGCCGGCGCACAGCCGCTGTTTCCTGGTGCGTCAGGCCAACCGCTCGGTCGTGGTCCGCCTGGATCTCAATGGCATGCCGGATGTGCTGACGGTCCTGTCGGGCCGCGAATCCAGCGTCCGCCGCCTCGACGAGATCCGCGGCGCGGTCGGCAACGATCCCGCCGTCTGGTATCCGATGCTGACCCGCACGCCCTGGCCGGGCTCGCCCGCCAGCGACGATTATTGGCTGGCCGCCGCCGAATGAGTCAGTGCGAGCCTTTTGGCGCCGACGGGCCTGCCGGGATCGCCGACGCGCTGTCGAAGATCGACTGCCTCGCCAATGATGCGACGGCGGTGAGCTTCGGCCGCCTGTTCGGCGCGCACGGCAGTTTCCAGACGGCACTGACAATTATCCTGACGCTCTACATCGGTCTTCTGGCCTTCAACCTGCTCACGGGCCGCTCGGCGCTGCGCCTGTCGGTGCTGACGCCGCGGATGATGACGCTCGGCCTCGTGCTGACCTTCGCGACCTCATGGATCGCCTATCAATCGGTCGTGTGGAACCTCGCCACCGGCGCACCGGACGAGATCGCCAGCGTGCTGGTCGGCTCGAAGGGTAGCGCGACAATGCTGTTCGCGCAGCAACTCGACGGTTTCTTCACCGCCATCTCCGACGCGGCGACCTCGGTGACGCCGGTCAATCCGGCTGTGGCCGCTGCCACTCCGACGATGGCTTCGCCTGCCAATCTGCTGTCGCTCGGCGCGCTTATCATGCTGCTTGGCACCGTGGGCGTGCTGGTCGTTTGCCGGCTCGCGCTCGCCGCGCTCCTGATTATTGGCCCGGTGTTTATCGTGCTCGCGCTGTTCGAGGGGACGCGGGGCCTGTTCGAAGGCTGGCTGAAGAGCGTCGCCATGTTCGCGCTTGTGCCGCTGCTTACCGTGGTCATGGGGAGCGGGGCGCTCGCCGCCATCTCGCCGATGGTCACGGCGCTCGATCAGGCGAACGGCGTCATTCCGCTCCGCACGGCCGTCACCATCCTGACCGCCTCGATCATCTACCTCACGCTGATGATCCTGGTGTTCAAGGTCGCGGGCAACCTGACCAAGGGATGGCGGATCGGCCGTTTCGCGGCAGCGACTCCGGCGAGCCATGCCGCTGCGCCTGTCGCCGCGCATCAGGAGCGCGCGTTTACGCCGTCGACGGTCACGGCCACCAATGCCAACATCACTTCGGATCGCGTCCGCAGCACGGTCGCCAGCATCGAGGCGACGGCCATGAGCAGCCGTCTTCCGGCGCCGGCCATGGCCCGCATCGCGGCTTTGCCGGCTTCGGCACCGATCCCGGCGCTTCCGGGGCCGAGCGATGCGCGGGGTCAGATGCGCTACCTTCATCACCGGGTTGCCGGTGCCACCAACAATGTTTCGCGAGAGATTTTTCGATGATCCGCAAGGTTTGTTTCGCCGCGCTTGCGCTCCTGGTTTCGACGGCTTCCGTGGCCGCAACGGACAGCCGCATCCGCTCTGTCGCCTACGATCCGGAGCAGATCGTCCGCATCGTCGGCAAGTCCGGCATCCAGTCGACCATCGAATTTTCGGGCGACGAGAAGATCGAGAATGTCGCGGTGGGCGATTCCTCCAAGTGGCAGATCACGCCAAACCGCCGCGCCAGCCTGCTCTTCGTCAAACCGCTGGCGCAGCACAGCCGCACCAACATGACCGTCGTCACCGACAAGCGGACGTACATGTTCGACCTCGTGGCGGGTGAAGCGTCGGCTTCCGCGGTCTACGCCATGAAGTTCAGCTATCCGAACGAGAAGAAAGCTGAGCTGCCCAAGCCGACGCAGCAGGTTGCCGCAGCAAACACGCGGCCGACCGCAGCGGCGGTCGCGGAGAAGCTGCACTTCGACTGGAAGAGCAACGGCAACAAGGGCCTGCTTCCGGCGCGCGTGTTCGACGACGGCTCGTCGGTCTATCTGGCGTGGGACAAGGAAACGCCGCTCCCCGCGATCCTGACCCAGAATGAGGATAAGCAGGAAGGCCCGGTCAACTATCAGCTTCGCGGCGAATATATCGTGATCACGCCGGTGCCGGCGAACCTGGTGCTCCGCTACGGCAAGCGCAGTGCCGCCCTCTGGCCGACCCGCCAAGTCGTCCCGCAATCGCGCGCCGCCACAGCCGACACGCGCGTTGCGCAGCAGGCACCCGCGCCCGCCCCGGTGGTCAGCGAGGCCGCGCCTCCGCCGGCGCCGCAAGCAGCGCCCGCGGTGAAACTCGCCAACATGACTTCGCTCTACAGCGACAAGGTGACCGACAATGGACGCTAAACGGGTCGTCACTGAGGATCTCGGCAACGGCGCCGTCCGCGGCCCGTGGGAAGATCCGGTTCGCAGCTCTCTTCCGGCGATCGTCCCGCAAACCGATCCCCGGCTCGAGATCGACGAGCAGGCGCTCGTCATCGCCAGCCAAAATGCATACCCCGTCGTCGCGCGCCAGAAGAGCCGGAAGGATAGCCTGGGTCTGGCAGCGGGTGGAGCCGTGGCCTTGGTGCTCGGGGCGGCAACTTTCATGTCGCTGAGCTCGCATCGCAGCGGACCAGCGACCGCTCCGGCGGTGACCACGGCTAAGCCAACTGCCTTGGCGCCGGCTGTGCCAGGCGCAGCAACGATCCCCGGGCGCCCCCTTGGCCTGCCAGTCGAGCCGGGCGCTGTGCCGACGATGGCTCCGCAGCCGATGCCAATGGCCGGCGCGAACCCAATGCCGGGTTCGATGCCCATGCCAGGAATATCTCCGCAGTCCGCACCGGTCCTCGTCTATGACGGGAGCGGGTCTTCAGCTGCTACGACAGGCGCCGTCATGAATGGCGCTCGCGATGTCAGCGGCGCCCCGGCATTGCTTGCGGGCGGCGCGGCCGCTGCCGGGGTGGTCGGCGATAATAGTTCAGCGCGGTCGAGCCGTTTGGTCGAGCCGGCGAGCACGGTCGTCCAGGGCACGCTGATCCCAGCCGTTCTTGAAACCGCGATCAACACCGACGTTCCCGGATACGTCCGCGCGGTCGTCAGCCAAGATGTGCGATCATTCGATGGTACTCGAGTGCTAATCCCGCGCTCTTCACGCCTGATCGGCGAGTACAAGGGTGCGACGCAGGCGGGCCAACGCCGGGCATATCTCATGTGGACCCGACTCGTCCGTCCGGATGGAGTTTCTGTAGCCTTGGCCTCGCCCGCAGCGGACTTCGCCGGTCAGGCTGGCGTTGGCGGCCAGGTTAACAGCCATTTCTTCTCGCGCTTCGGCTCAGCGATTCTGCTCTCCGTGTTGGGCGGCGCTGGTGGCTTGATGAGCGGAGGAGCCTCGACGGTCGTCGTGGGCGGCGGCTCAAGCGCAGCCTCGGCTGCCATTCAGCAAAGTGGCAACCGCGGCCCGACCATCAGGGTTCGCCAGGGTGAACCGATTCGCGTGTTCACCGCGCGGGATCTCATCTTCCCTGAGGGCGCCAACGGGTGAGCGTTACCGCGCTCCCGACAAACAGGCGCGACGGGATCGACCCGTTTCTCGACGCGTATTTAGAGCCGTTCCGTGCCTGGTTGGCGCAGGATGACGTCACGGAAATTCTCGTGAACCGGCCGGGCGAGGTCTGGGTCGAGCAGCGGGGCAAGATGACCCGTCATGCGTCCGACAAGGTCGACGACAATCTCCTGCAGCGCTTGGCTGAACAGGTGGCCAGGGTCAGCAACCAAGGCATCAGCCGCGAGCGGCCATTGCTGGCAGCGATGCTGCCCAACGGCGCCCGCGTCCAATTCGTCGCTCCTACGGCGACAAGAGCGCACTGGGCACTCGCGATGCGTCGGCATTGTCTTTTGGATTTGCCGTTGGACGCGTACGCGACGGGGCCATTGAAGCCGCAAGCCGTCGAGACGAAGATTTCAGCCGAGGAAGACCCTGTGGGCTTTCTCCGGCAGGCGGTCAAAGATCGCAAGACGATCCTAATCAGCGGCGGTACTTCCACCGGCAAGACCACTTTCCTAAACGCCATGCTTCGTGAAGTTCCGGTTGAGCAGCGCGTGATCGTTGTCGAGGACACCGCCGAAGTTCAGCTGCACGGCCCCAATGACCTCGGTTTGATAGCGGTAAAGGGCGAGCTAGGTGAGGCGCTCATCAACACTGATGACTTGCTGCAGGCCGCGCTACGCCTGCGGCCAGATCGTATTCTCCTAGGCGAGCTTCGCGGCAAAGAGGCGGTCAGCTTCCTGCGGGCAGTGAATACTGGTCACCCTGGGTCGTTCAGCACCATCCATGCTAACTCAACGAGCGGTGCACTTGAGCAACTGTCGCTAATGGTGATGCAATCGGGTCTCGGTCTCTCGCGATCGGAGACGATTGAGTACGCACGGTCTGTGATCGACGTCGTAGTTCAGCTTGGCCGCGATGGACCGGATCGCAAAATAGTCGCGATCGACGAGCTCGCTGCCGCTTAGTTGCGGACGGCGCGTTCCGACCGATTGGGGATGATTTTCGCGGGCACGCCAATCGCGGTGTGTCCCGGCGGCACATCCTTTGTCACCACCGCATTGGCGCCGATACGAGCGCCGTCGCCAACATGAACTTTGCCTATGATTTTTGCGCCTGCGCCAATGTAAACGCCGTTCCCGATACTTGGCACTTCGCCCTCGCCGATCATGCCAATGGTCACCTGCTGCATTATCATGCAGTCATCGCCAACGACAGCATCTTCATGGATCACGACGCCGTTGGGATGCGGAAGCTGCAACCGTTGACCAAGCTTCGCGTGCGGGGAGATGTCGGAGTGTGTCAGGAAACTCCATCCGACGTGTCGCAAGCGAGCAAGCCGCCGCAACATCTTGTAAACGAGGCCGCTCTGGCTTCGGTAATGGCGATATGCTTCGCCGCTAGCTAAGAGTCTTCGGGTAAAGCTGGTCATGAGGCTTCAAAGGCTATCCGCTTAGCCTCGCCCATGTCTTGCGGTACCAGCGTGGAAATTTCGTCGAGCATGTCATACCGACGACGGTACATAGATCGTTTTTTTGGTGCGACTTCTTCCAGCTCGCGGCGCTTCGAGCTTATGGGCAATTCATATGACGAGCTAGACGATCGCACTGCTCCGCGATCCTCCCAGATTTCATTATAATTGAGGCCGCCGCTGGCGCCGCCGTAATATGCGTGGCGAGATATTTTCGCTTCGTCGGCGACTGCATCAATGCGTGCGATATTGAGCTTAGACGCCAGCTCTCGGAGCATTTCTATAATGAGGTCGCGCGGGCGTACACCGTTAAAATCCTTGGTAAGGTCGCGATAGGTCGACAAGATGTCTTTGTCTTGCCGGCCTTGAATACTGCCGACAAATATCGAGGGGACAGGATTTAGGTTTATTGAGAAAGTGAGGGTGAAAGCCCGAAAATCGTTCTTGAACAGACTGACTGTCAAATGGCCCTCACGCGATAGCCAGCGAGGTCGATCAATTATGATCCTCGTGCCCTCGCTGAACTTATGCAGGTCAGCGACCACCAGCTTTTCATCCGGCTTCAACCAAAGGCCGGGGATCGACCT
Coding sequences within:
- a CDS encoding nucleotide sugar dehydrogenase; the protein is MTRIVVIGLGYVGLPLAVALARKFDVIGFDIHVHRIAELRQFQDRTGEVATAELQASSLRVTSDPSDCAGAEIYIVTVPTPVDARKRPDLGAVLSATEMLAGLLDPARRPTIIYESTVYPGVTEEICGPRIEATSGLKRGPDFRLAYSPERINPGDKVHSVDKITKVIAGEDAEVLEQLSTIYGAITTGGVFRAASIKAAEAAKAIENAQRDINIAFINEVTQIFSMIGLSIADVLAAARTKWNFLNFEPGLVGGHCIGVDPFYLSYLAEQVGHDPQVILAGRKTNDEMSTWIADCLHSLRGAAGTALVMGLTFKEDVPTSETAGHSILCGGCNGSGTRLSSPTRSPLPLR
- a CDS encoding mannose-1-phosphate guanylyltransferase/mannose-6-phosphate isomerase, which gives rise to MIADATPIRPVILCGGAGTRLWPVSRQTFPKQLLPVTGEQSLLQETAARLSGDRFAPALIVSGEEQRFFIKRQLIDIGAPVKAILLEPAGRNTSAAAALAAAWLLKAGSDDLMLLMPSDHVIGDRAAFIEAIESGCDHAQAGAIVTFGATPTEPNTQYGYIEAGAAEQPSARVRPIARFVEKPDAETASEYFSSGRFFWNAGIFLVKASTLIDEMRRYLPDSLDAIERSVAAATTDELFVRPQTDAFLEAKNISIDHAIMEKTNRGMVVPVSMKWSDVGSWDAVWKLGDKDHNSNVVQGDVVALDTRNSLLRNDSGSTLAVAGLDNMAVIAVRDAVLIAPLERMADLKSLVAEVQNDRVVSPAKVFRPWGSYESISSGPGFQVKTIVVEPGQTLSLQLHHQRSEHWVVVRGTAEVTVGDEVSMLGPNQSVYIPVETKHRLANPGDKPLELIEVQCGGYLGEDDIVRFDDVYGRTDDVPGS
- a CDS encoding lytic transglycosylase domain-containing protein, producing MIGGALGAAAALSASPAAAQVMEIADDGTVSVRNGAGASSFEVVTPASDKMVDESGAPVVPAFAFTAVAPAPVPSQFAGALMQAAAANNISPTLLSALVWQESRWNPQALSPKGAMGLAQLMPATARYLGVNPADPVANLHGGARYLRQLLDQFDGNVEKALAAYNAGPGRVRSAGGIPAIAETQNYVSSIVRRIAASSGGNQ
- a CDS encoding TrbC/VirB2 family protein, yielding MKSVRGLAALPMILTSAPAFAAAQDPQGSGPIVNALMWLQGTLLGNVATAVAVIAVAMVGFMMLTGRMNWRFGATVIIGCFILFGAGAIVSGIQAASAG
- a CDS encoding type IV secretion system protein VirB3; protein product: MFAGVTYSYFIINAAVTTEAFLITRSLLALPVALAVHVIGYFACLREPRIFDLWITKVSRCPRTRNWKRWGCNSYAP
- a CDS encoding VirB4 family type IV secretion/conjugal transfer ATPase; this encodes MTKWLGPAAWNKREARGGDRLPYARHIDASTLRLRDGSLMRCMRLAGFPFETEDDEVLNHLLAVRDVVLRSALNSKAVLYHHLIRRRVEVDLQARSPDAFSADLDRRWKDQLNQERLFLNEQFLTIVIRPPRGKAGLPERLSRLGGGKQVGEHLTGAEALELDSTTAALSAALQSYGVRVLGTYETETGIYSEPLELLSALYNGEMRPVLMPRPEQDLGQHIPYARVSFGLDAIEVRGPGRRGFASILGIKEYPDSSRAGLLDSLLRVPHELVITESFAPIERQTARERIDLSLRRLRSADEGAATERAEMLAARDAVGAGQLTFGDHHLSLLVRSPTLETLETATADAAAALADIGAVAVREDVNLEPAFWGQFPGNEQYVVRRALISSSNAAGFISLHGFPMGRARGNHWGDAVTTFETTSSTPYFFNFHEGDLGNFTIIGPSGSGKTVVLNFLAAQAQKFSPRTILFDKDRGSEIFLRALGGRYERINRGAPTGFNPLRLPDEAGNRAFLRDWLSGLLEAKGEEEGAIAKAIDEIYAHGPELRQLRFMRDLLGGGRRPEPGDLPSRLDPFIFDGEHAWLFDNREDELDFNNRVLGFDMTELLEDRRLRTPVLLYLFHRIEQRLDGSPTMILIDEAWKALDDPLFAARIRNWMKTLRKRNAMIGFATQSAADALDSSISSAIVEQTATAIFMPNTKAREEHYCQGFGLSAQEFEFIRSLPAHSRCFLVRQANRSVVVRLDLNGMPDVLTVLSGRESSVRRLDEIRGAVGNDPAVWYPMLTRTPWPGSPASDDYWLAAAE
- a CDS encoding type IV secretion system protein — encoded protein: MSQCEPFGADGPAGIADALSKIDCLANDATAVSFGRLFGAHGSFQTALTIILTLYIGLLAFNLLTGRSALRLSVLTPRMMTLGLVLTFATSWIAYQSVVWNLATGAPDEIASVLVGSKGSATMLFAQQLDGFFTAISDAATSVTPVNPAVAAATPTMASPANLLSLGALIMLLGTVGVLVVCRLALAALLIIGPVFIVLALFEGTRGLFEGWLKSVAMFALVPLLTVVMGSGALAAISPMVTALDQANGVIPLRTAVTILTASIIYLTLMILVFKVAGNLTKGWRIGRFAAATPASHAAAPVAAHQERAFTPSTVTATNANITSDRVRSTVASIEATAMSSRLPAPAMARIAALPASAPIPALPGPSDARGQMRYLHHRVAGATNNVSREIFR
- a CDS encoding TrbG/VirB9 family P-type conjugative transfer protein encodes the protein MIRKVCFAALALLVSTASVAATDSRIRSVAYDPEQIVRIVGKSGIQSTIEFSGDEKIENVAVGDSSKWQITPNRRASLLFVKPLAQHSRTNMTVVTDKRTYMFDLVAGEASASAVYAMKFSYPNEKKAELPKPTQQVAAANTRPTAAAVAEKLHFDWKSNGNKGLLPARVFDDGSSVYLAWDKETPLPAILTQNEDKQEGPVNYQLRGEYIVITPVPANLVLRYGKRSAALWPTRQVVPQSRAATADTRVAQQAPAPAPVVSEAAPPPAPQAAPAVKLANMTSLYSDKVTDNGR
- a CDS encoding TrbI/VirB10 family protein, which translates into the protein MDAKRVVTEDLGNGAVRGPWEDPVRSSLPAIVPQTDPRLEIDEQALVIASQNAYPVVARQKSRKDSLGLAAGGAVALVLGAATFMSLSSHRSGPATAPAVTTAKPTALAPAVPGAATIPGRPLGLPVEPGAVPTMAPQPMPMAGANPMPGSMPMPGISPQSAPVLVYDGSGSSAATTGAVMNGARDVSGAPALLAGGAAAAGVVGDNSSARSSRLVEPASTVVQGTLIPAVLETAINTDVPGYVRAVVSQDVRSFDGTRVLIPRSSRLIGEYKGATQAGQRRAYLMWTRLVRPDGVSVALASPAADFAGQAGVGGQVNSHFFSRFGSAILLSVLGGAGGLMSGGASTVVVGGGSSAASAAIQQSGNRGPTIRVRQGEPIRVFTARDLIFPEGANG
- the virB11 gene encoding P-type DNA transfer ATPase VirB11 encodes the protein MSVTALPTNRRDGIDPFLDAYLEPFRAWLAQDDVTEILVNRPGEVWVEQRGKMTRHASDKVDDNLLQRLAEQVARVSNQGISRERPLLAAMLPNGARVQFVAPTATRAHWALAMRRHCLLDLPLDAYATGPLKPQAVETKISAEEDPVGFLRQAVKDRKTILISGGTSTGKTTFLNAMLREVPVEQRVIVVEDTAEVQLHGPNDLGLIAVKGELGEALINTDDLLQAALRLRPDRILLGELRGKEAVSFLRAVNTGHPGSFSTIHANSTSGALEQLSLMVMQSGLGLSRSETIEYARSVIDVVVQLGRDGPDRKIVAIDELAAA